A region from the Hydrogenimonas sp. genome encodes:
- a CDS encoding carboxynorspermidine dehydrogenase, whose protein sequence is MSRVLIIGAGGVGRVVAHKCAQNRDVFEHITLASRTLSKCEQIRDEIRSMQGYEIDVAKVDADSVEELVSLIKRVDPFVVINVALPYQDLSIMDACLLTGVHYLDTANYEHPDTAKFEYKEQWAKDGDFKSRGLMALLGSGFDPGVTNVFCAYAMKHYFDEIHYIDILDCNAGDHGYAFATNFNPEINIREVNSKGRYWENGEWRETEPMEIKMVWDYPQIGPKESYLLYHEEEESLVKNIKGLKRIRFFMTFSESYLTHLKVLDNIGLTRIDPVEVDGCKVVPLHLVKALLPDPASLGPRTKGKTNIGVVCEGVKEGKRKKIYIYNICDHQEAYREVCAQCVSYTTGVPAMIGAKLMCEERWMKHGTVNMEQMDPDPFMDELNRQGLPWHIIEMDPDATFEVK, encoded by the coding sequence ATGAGCAGAGTTTTGATTATAGGTGCGGGAGGAGTCGGCCGCGTCGTAGCCCACAAGTGCGCACAGAACCGTGATGTTTTCGAACATATCACGCTGGCAAGCCGGACACTTTCCAAGTGTGAGCAGATAAGAGACGAAATCAGAAGTATGCAGGGGTACGAAATAGATGTGGCGAAAGTGGATGCGGACAGTGTGGAGGAGCTGGTTTCGCTTATAAAGCGTGTAGACCCTTTTGTCGTTATAAACGTCGCACTTCCATATCAGGACCTGAGCATCATGGATGCCTGCCTGCTTACAGGTGTACACTACCTCGACACGGCGAACTACGAGCATCCCGATACGGCCAAATTCGAATACAAAGAGCAGTGGGCCAAAGATGGAGACTTCAAGTCGAGGGGACTTATGGCTCTACTCGGCAGCGGGTTCGATCCGGGTGTCACCAACGTATTCTGCGCTTACGCCATGAAACACTACTTCGACGAGATACACTACATAGACATACTCGACTGCAACGCCGGAGATCACGGTTACGCTTTCGCTACTAACTTCAACCCGGAGATCAACATAAGAGAGGTCAACTCCAAGGGTCGCTACTGGGAGAACGGCGAGTGGAGAGAGACGGAGCCGATGGAGATAAAGATGGTCTGGGACTATCCGCAGATAGGGCCCAAAGAGAGCTACCTGCTATACCACGAAGAGGAGGAGTCGCTTGTAAAAAACATAAAGGGGCTGAAGAGGATCCGCTTCTTCATGACCTTCTCGGAGAGCTACCTAACCCACCTCAAAGTTCTGGACAATATAGGACTCACAAGAATAGACCCCGTAGAGGTGGACGGCTGCAAGGTGGTACCGCTGCATCTGGTGAAGGCGCTTCTGCCCGATCCCGCATCTCTCGGCCCGCGTACAAAGGGAAAGACCAATATAGGTGTGGTGTGTGAAGGGGTTAAAGAGGGTAAAAGAAAGAAGATATACATTTACAATATATGTGACCACCAGGAGGCGTACAGAGAGGTTTGTGCGCAGTGTGTAAGCTACACTACCGGCGTTCCGGCCATGATAGGTGCGAAACTGATGTGTGAAGAGAGATGGATGAAACATGGAACCGTAAATATGGAGCAGATGGACCCAGATCCGTTCATGGATGAGCTCAACAGGCAGGGGCTTCCGTGGCATATCATAGAGATGGACCCCGATGCCACCTTCGAAGTGAAGTAG